The Caminicella sporogenes DSM 14501 genomic interval GCATCAATCTGCTCTCAAGCCATATACTTTCTCCTTTGTCGAATCTCTTCCCATTTCCAAAAAATAAATTATCATTAGGCTTTATTTTTAATACCTTCATCCTTCTCATCCTCTCTTAAGATGATGTACAGCTTCTCCATTATATAAAACATATTAAAATAATTTTCTAATACTGATATTCCTACACAATTAGGATTTTGATATAAAATATCCTCTAACAAATTTTTTAAAGCTTTTTCATCTTCTTTAGTTTTATCTCTTTCTCTTTTATTACTTCTACCAATTAATCGCTTTTGCTGTACAAATAACATATCCCTTATAATTCTCTCTTCTTCTAATTCATCACTTTCATCTAATCTCATAAACATTTTAGCCAATTCATTATGAAAAAAGCTGAATTTATCCTCATAAAAATAATTAAATATATTTTCTAAAGTCTTTATAATATATTCATCATTCATATGATTTTTAAAGTAAAATTCTTTATAATAGTATCCATCTGTTAGTACAGCAACAATCAATCCATCTTTTTTTTGCTCTGTATTGCTATTTCCAAATTTCTCTTTTATCCATTCCAATCTTTCTTTACTCACTTTCAAACTTTCCTTTAGTGTATCTTTATAGTGAATTATAAAAATCCCTTGAGAAAAAGTAAGCTTTTTAAATTTATTGTTATTTTTTTTTAATATTTTGTTAAATTCTTCCTCTATTTCTTTAGAAAATTTGAAAGCATCCTTTACATTTAATAGAGCTAAGAGATCATCCCCTCCTGCATATACTAGTGTATTGTTTTCATTTTCATCAAAAAACTTCAGCACCTTTTCAAAAAATTCATTAATTTTATTTGATAACTCTTGCTGATAGTCTTTTAAATTCTCCTTAGAATCCTTATATTTTCCATTCATCCATTTCCCCAAATTATCTATATCAAATCGATAAATACAGTAATATTTTTCTTGTGTTTTAGTCAATTCTTCATAATAATTTAGAACTTCATTCATCTCTTCTTCTTTTATTTCCTTTAACATATTTTCCTTATAAAGAAGCTGATATTTTCCATATTTTGAACTTTTAGATATTTCCTCTGCCTTTTTCTCTAATTTTTCATAAATGCATTTATTATTTTCTATATTTTCTTTTATCCATCTACCTAAAGCTATTTTGGCAGTAGAATTTTGCTTTTCATTTTTATCTTCTTTCAAAGTTCTTTTAATATAGCAAGCAAGACACAAGTAGTCTTTTTCTTTTAATTTATTACTTTCTATTCCATTGATATTCTTTTTGGAGAGTATGTACCTTACATTTCTCTTCCCACATATGGAACACTTTGGACCCTTAATCAAATTTTCATCTTGTTCATTTTTAAATACTCTAGTATGCTTTACTGCTTCTAAAATCTTATGTACTTTTTTATATGCTTTTTCATACTCATCTTCAAATTCCACTTCTGCCCAATAAATTTTTATGATATCTTCTATTACTGCATTTATTTCTTTATCTTTCAGATTTTTTAAATCATTAAGTTGTTTTATAATATACCTAAATTTAGCTTTTGCCCTTTTTTCCAATTTTTCTGCCATACTATCTTTTGATTCATATGTAATCAATAATTGATTAGATGTCTTTACTTTCTCAGACACTTCACTGTTAGGAAGAATTACATTGCCATTTAATTCCTCTATAACAGCCTTCTTTACTTCATTCATTATAATCGATACAATATAACTACTATTTGTTAAGTCTATTACTTTTTTTGATTCCATTATATATTCTTGAACAGACGCCATACTAAATAATAATAATCTACTCATCTATCCCTTCACCTCTTCTGGCAAAACAATTCTTTCAAAACAGTCCTGTTGCAAAAATTTATCTATAAGGCTTTCATCATCTTTCTTCAGTTTTTCTTCTTTTTCCAAAGGAGAATTATGTAATCTAATAACAATACATTCATATTTTTCTTTTTCTATCTCTAACACTTTAAAAATCAAAGGTGATTCCATTCTTTTTATTTTGGTAACTTTATCGCTTTTAACTTTTCCTCCAATTGGCAAGCCAAATACTGCTTTATGTTCAGATTGAAACTTTTCCCCATATATATCTTCATTTTTTACATTTCTAAAAGCTTTATATTTCTTGCCAATTGCATCAAGAACTTTTAACCAATTTTCACCTTGTCCATTTTTAAATCTATATATTGATATTTTATCTTTAAATAAATCATTTTGATACATTTTATTATCTTCAAAATCTAAAATTAATTTGCTTCGGTATTCTTCTGCCAATTCATCATTTCCAGAAATTTTTATTATTTTAAAATTTCCTGCACCTCGTCTACTTCGAGACCCCATACCTCCAAATAACTGTAACCAATTTAGAGCTTCTAAATACTCTTTTACTACACTTTCATCTATATATCTAAATTGAATTTTAAACTCACTATTTTCTTTTACATAAGACTTATTTTTATTTTCTCCTGCATTAAGAAAATAGAATAAATACTTAATCCCTCCATAATTTTCATTGCCACTTTTTTTATTATTTTTTTCTTGTAATATGTTTTTATTTTTTTCAATTTCACATTTGTTTTTATCCCTTTCTACTCTAATTTGTACAGGACTTTTGTTATCAACACTTCCGAAAATGTAATTTTCTCTGTTTTTAAAGCTTTCTTCATCACCATCATAATTGAAAAATCTCCACCAATACCTTAATACCCCCTTAATAGAACTAGCTCTTATTTCGGGTTTATTAGTTGTTCCATACATAAATAAAGGTGTAATCAATCGACATGTCACTTCAACTTTTTTCATAAATTCACCTCTTTTACATTCTGTATATTAGACAAATTAATTAAATAAGTAAAATATTTTTTAATTCATCATAATTAATTTATAAATCCATTTTTATACGAAATACCATATTCTAATATTTTCTTTATTTATCAAAAAAATCCTTCTTTTTGTATAAATTTCTATTTATGTTACATAAAGTCTTAAAAAAACATAAGTGTCGTCGATTTTTAATAGTTTTTGCGCTATTAAAAATCAACGACACAAACAATAATTTTACTGCAATATACCTAATTATATATATAATTCAAAGATTTAAACTACAATTCATTTTCAAAAAACGCCATTACTTGTGCTACAGTTCACCGTATACATTCAACATAATAAAGCACTCTATTTTTTAATGTCTATATTTATCCATTTTTACCAAATCCATTTGTTGTATCAAAATTACTGTTTATAATAAAAGCAGGTAAAAATACCTGCTCCAAATATTAACAGCGTAAAAAATAACATTATTCAGATTGTTTAAGTTTATCTAATATAAAATTCTTAATTCTCTCAGCACTTTCTAATGCTTTTTTCATATCCTGTTCTTCCAACTCAATGTAAAACGGATATCTAACTTGAACTCCATAATCAACCAATTCTATACAATCATCTTCTATTTCTTGAAAATCCTTATCAAACTTCATACAAATTTTATTAAGAAGTGTTAAATCATGTGTTTTTATTATCTTATCACCATTTAAAGCAATATATCCTTTTAAATATTTTTCTGCACTTTGCTGACAATGATAACATACTATCTCTAAAGGAACTGGATGCATTTGGAGAAGAAATTTTGCTGAGTTTAAATCATTATCAGCAAAATCAAACCATTCATATGCAATATCTTTATTGTTCATATAAACTAACTCCTTCATGAGCAATTTTATATTCCAATGTAGATTCCAATGCTGCTCTTTCATCAAATTCATCTTTATAGTAAACTAAAATGTCTACAGGCATAGATGCAACCTTTGATATAGATTTTCTAATAGCTTTAATTAAATCTCTTTTTCTTACATTTCTTACATCTCTTTCATTTATAACAATACATAAATCTAAATCACTTTCATCATTAGGAGTTCCATAGGCAAAAGAACCAAATAAATATATCTTGCTTGTTAAAACAACTTCCTTAATCTGGTTTATTATTTTATTAATTTCATTTCCCATTTGTTGTGGCATAATATCCACCTCACCAAAAATTTGATGTCTATATTATAATTATACTCTAAATGAACTGCCTCAAATACAAGATCTAAGGCTTCAAATATAGCTCTGATCTTTAAAGTTCTCATTGCTACTTTATTAGCCTCATACAAGTTTATGTCTGACATCCTTAAACTAGACTAAATTCATAATAATTAACTAAATACATTACCATAAAATTTCTTTATTGTTCAACCTTAAACATTATATCTATTATAAATTTTCCTAATTTCATTTCATACTTCTCAATTGCCGGTCCAATTAGTTTATAATTTTTTTGCTTAGCAAAATCATATAACTTTGCATAAGCATTCCATTTATTCTTAACTCCATTATGAGTTGTCTTCAAGAATATTCCACCTTCAAATCTCTTTATATAAATTTTATTTATCAGTTTCGTTTTTTCAATAGGTATAAATACCTCTACATCAACATTTTCATTTTCATCTCTATTATGAATAATTACCATGTGATTACTTTTAAATTTTACAGAAAACTTATTTACTATTTCATATAACTTTCCAATTAATTGTCCAATTTCTTCAGATTTTATTTTTTCTCTAACAAAAATTACTTCACTTGCTTTCATCTTAATTATATCAATAAAATAATCTGATTTATCATTGTTTTCAATCCAAAGAACAGGCTCATTTATTTTTTTCTTTATAGATATTTTCATATCTTCTAAATATGCAATTTTTTTATCTATAATTGATAATTGTCTTTCTAGTATATTATTTAAAAATTCTTTGCTATTTGACTTCTTAATTTCACTTATATCCGTCAATGATAAACCATATTTTTTTAATTCTTTTATAAACATAATTTCGCTTATTTGTTCTTTACTATAATACCTATAACTATTCAAATTATCTATCTTAAATGGCTTAAACAAACCAATATTGTCATAATATCTTAACGTTTTAGTTGACACTTCAGCTATTAACGCAAATTCTCCAATAGTATACATTGTTATTTCACACCTTTATTACTTGTTTTTAAAATTGGATTATCATATAAAAAATGATGTTCATATTTTTGATAATTATTTCTTCTAATAAAAGCTCTTATGGCTTTAAATAATATTTTCACCATTCCATCGTTTAATAGTTTTCCAATTTTAGAACTTGCTATTTTAGGATAGCCTATATGACCAAATCCTCGAATTTTTTTCAATACTTTTTCTGGGAATATCATATCTTGAGGATTAACGTCTATATCTGGTTGTTCAATATAATTTGTTTTAACCAAACTTTCTTCAATATCTAACATATTAGAAGTTTCAATCCATCCTGCATGAAAGTCATTTGAATATTGCTTAAATAATTTTTCTATTTCATGATGATGTTTTATATTCAAGCCTAATTCTTTATTAGAAAAAATAGCACCCATAGGCGAAAACGCAACTACTCCATATTTAGTATTAATTTCTTCACAAGCTTCTTCAATTGCTATAAGATGTTTTGGCTCTGCATGGCCAGATATTATTACTATATTTTTTATTCCCCAATTAACTATATTTTCTATTATCTCATAAGCTACTGTTTTAATAGTAGTTTGTTTTAAATAAAGATTCCCAGGAAAATCAGACATATTGCCATATCCAAATGTTACTGGTGGCATAACTAAAAATTCATAGTCATTAAATTCATCTTCTAATAATTTTATTACTTTTTGTTCCCAATACTTTGATTCGAATACATCAACACCTAACGGTAAGTGTTTTCCATGTTGCTCTATTGGTGCAAATATAATGAAAATAACAGCTTTTTCCTTATCAATCGCATCTAACTCTTCCCATGTAATTTCCATAATGCTCTTACTCATAATCACTTTCCTCCTTGAAAAATTTAATTAAGATTTTATTTAAATAATAATCCTTCCTGTAAGGGGAAAGTCAAGAGCATTTATATCATCTAATTTAGTTATTAAATATAACAGCATACTTTAAATTCTCTTTATATGTTATATTAAAATTATAATTGAATGTTTTACCATATTCTACACATAATAAAGTTTATCTTATTTTACTAAAATAATAATATTTACAACAAAATATAATACTTTTATACGTATTATAAAGAAATATATAGATTTTCAAAACAGCTCAACAAAGACTTTATTATTAATTAAGTTTAAACCAATCACTAACTAACTCACTTTCTTTAAACCCTCTTTTTTTATACATATCATAAGCTAAAGTATTTTTTGTAATAACAATCAAAGCTATTTCTTTTACATTCTTCAAATTCAAAAAGTTAATAGCCGTTTCTAAAAGTAGTTTTCCATATCCTTTTCCTCTAGCACTCTTAATTAAACCTAAATCAAATTCACCCACTCCATTTTTAATATTAAACTGTAAAAAACCTATCATTTCATTATTTACTGTAACTATATAATAACTATTATTTTCATCTGCTTTTTTTATATATTCATCAATATCACTCTCTGTCAGCGTTGCTGCATTTGGAACTTCTTTAAAGGCATCATTATAAATCGTTAAATATTCCTTCTTATTTTTACTCGACAACTTAACTAGACTTAATGGTGAATATTTAACTCTTATATTATCTAAGGTCATTTTTATTGCCGAATATTGTTTCTTTATATTTAAAGCATTTAAACTTCTAATTATTGTGTCATCCTTTGTACCCAAAAATATTTCCTTTGCTCCATATTTTTTTGCTATCTTCTTAGATTCTTCTATTAACTCACATAAAACTGTCCTCTTATCCTCTATGCTTTCATTTATATCTAACTTAATTATATATGCTATTCCTTTCTTATTACATTCTTTTAATATTATTGATGCCATTCCAATAATATCTTGTCCCTTAATCTTTAAAATAACTCCTCTACCAAAATCAAATTCTTTAGATTTGATTTCCTTATCCATATCTTCAAAAGATAATTTATTTATTTTATTTCTATTTATAAACTGAATAAATTTCTCTACTTCAAATTTATTTAATTCTAAATAATTTTTAATCATACTCCCGACTCCTTTTAATATTTACCTAATAACTAAACTATCACGAATTAAATCACATATATCGAATATTATATAATATAAAATCTATTTATTTTTTAATAAAAAGAAAGGAGAATTAACTATGCCTTTATTAGCTGGATACCAAATAGATTTTATAAATGCTGTTTGTAATCCAGACAACACTCAAACTTGGACATATTCAGTAACTAAAATTGATACTCCTAAACCTGAAATAAGCAATTGGGCTCTTATACTGTGTTCTGACCCAATGCATATCGTTTTAGATTCTTCTGGACCTCTTGGAAGTACTGTGGTTGTAGGTCAAGGACAGCCTTGCCTTGTAACTTTCTCTAATACAATTAAATGGGAAAATCTTAGTAATGATAATGTAGATGGAATTTATACTTTTAAACTTCAAGGCTGTTTTCAACCAGAAACTCTTCAAAATTCAGTTGCTGTTAAAGCTGGTCCAGAATGTTATTTTGGTGAGTTAACAGTTCCAAGCTGTAAACCATTAAACCCTCCTATAACTCCTATAAGAGGTATAGCTTTTAAATAAACTAATACTTTAATACCCTAAACATTAAAATAATACGGAGAGTATCTACTACATTTACGATTTAAAAGGGTGATATTTTAGTGAAACATATAAAAAACTGGACAATACTCATTTATGCTAATGGCAACAATGATTTAGAACCTGAAATGTATCAATCTAAACTTGACATAAAAAAAATAGGTTCAAATGAAGATATAAATATTATAATAGAAATTGGCAGAACAGAAAATCAGATAATAAATCTAATACGCCCTTCACTTATACATTTTTATAAAAATAAATGGTCCGGAGTAAAAATGTATTATATAAAAAGTAATAAATCTATTTTGATAAAAGATTTAGGAAATATTAATATGTCAAAATCTGAAAATCTATATAATTTTATTAAATGGGGAATCGAAAATTTTCCTGCAAAACATTATATCGTAATTTTCGGAGGACATGGCTATGAATTTGTTGGAACTATGACTGATTATAATCATGATGCTCCATATATAATGGGAATACCTGAAATGATTAATGACTTAAATAAAATAAATAAAAATATAGATTTACTAATAGCAGATACATGTTTTTTTAACACAATTGAAATTATTTATGAACTCGGAAAACATAAAAATCATACTGTTCAAAATATGTTAACATATATTCGTGAAGGTCCTATTGAAGGACTACCTTATAGTAAAATAATTGAATTAATTAAACAAAATCCTAATATAGACATCAATAATTTAATAAAGAAATTAATTGATTATTTAAAACTAGACTTAGTAGCCTTTAGAATAGATAATCAAATATTGAAAAAAATTAAAAAAGCTATTAATGATTTATCTCTTTCTTATTTATCTAATACAAATAATGAAAATTTATCTCCTTCTCAATTGCTTTATAGTTTTGATAAAAGAAAACCATGGACTAAATATTTAGATGAGTACTATAAAAACTTAGCTTATATAGTTATCTACTATAAAAGATTTACAAATAAAAACAATCCATTAATCAATATTGCACGTATGAATTTAGAAAACATCAATAAACTATCGAAGTATTTTAAATTTGAATTTGCAAAAAATAATTACTGGACACACATTCTAAGTAAAAAAAGTATTAATGATAAAATCTATTTATATACAAAAGAAAATTCCATTCCGATAAGATTAACATTAAATGAAGTTTATTTATATACTCACATGGTTAATCAACATCTAAGCAATAAAGAAGTATTAAAGATTGTCAAAGATTTATATAAATATAAAAATTGGAAATTAGTATAAATTTAGTCGATAACTACTATTTTCCACATACCATTTTCTCTCACTAATTTCCAATCTTCTTCAATTTTTTTATTATAATCAAATCCATCCGCTTCTAAAAAAACATATATTACTGTTACCTTTACATAATTAGAAAACTTTTGTGTATGATATGTAAATATGTCATAATTTTCTAAATCGTTGTTATAGTCAGAAAAAATATCTTTGAAATCTTCAAAACTAATACTTTTTCTACTTTCATCAGAAAGCATAGTATAAGCTTTGTCATATCTTGATGTTAGTATATTATTCAAAAATTCTTTTATCACTCCAAATGGAGTATTTTTATCTTCTCTTATAAAATCTTCACTAAACATAAATGGAGATTCTAAAGAATATTTTTCAAAATCAAATGTCATTTTTTCTCCTTCTATAAGAAATTGAACTCCTTTAATATAATTCAATTCAGTTACAGAATTTACTATTGACCATATTATTAATCGCCTATCTATAGTATTCCATAAATTATTATCAATAAATTCTCTTGATAAATTCAAATAATATATGCCTTCTATTGTTTCAGCAGATATAATTTTCACATTTTTAGGCATAGGAGAAATTAGCGTTTTATTTCTCGGCCCTTTAATTAACTCCTTTATAATTTGATTTTCTATATGACTATCTTTCGATATAATTGTTCTCTTTTCTTCTACAAGCTCATTACCTTGAATAAAATACAATTTCACTGTCGTTTTTATTTCATTTGCTATAGGTGGTATTGCATTTTCTTCACTGCTATATTTTATATCTTCTCGAATATTAATTAATATTAACATCACAATCATAACTATAATTATAAATATCATAAATTTATATATGGATTTCAAATTCATACCCCCTAAATATTTACAGCAGCTTTTTTAGGTAAAAAAATATAAAAAGTAGTTCCTTCATTAATTCTACTTTCAACTTCTATTCTTCCTTGATGAAGAGCAATAATCTGCTGAGTAATAGATAAACCTAAACCTGTTCCCCCCGTCTTCCTTGCCCTAGCTTTATCTACTCTATAAAATCTATCAAAAATAAATGGTATGTCTTCTTCTGGTATTCCTATTCCCGTATCCCTCACCTTTATAATAATTTCATCTGAATTTGAATATAATTCTACAAATATTTCTCCATTTTCCGGTGTATATTTTATGGCATTTCCTATGACATTTATTAAACTCTGCTGTATTTTAAATTGGTCTAGCATTATTTGTATTTTTTCTCTTTCTATATAATATATCTTTATATTTTTCTTATCCGCAAGAGGTTTTAAGCTGTTTATTACTTTTTCAATAAGATAATTTACATATGTTATTTGATAATCTAAATTCAGATTTTCTTTTTCAAGGTCAACTAAACTCAATAAACTATCAATTATTCTATTTAATCTATCTACTTCAGAATCAATATCTTTTAAAAATTCTTTGTAAATTTTTTCTTCTACTTTTTCTTGATGTATAAGCGACTCTGCAAGTATTTTTATTGAACTTAAAGGTGTCCTCAATTCATGAGAAACATTTGCAACAAATTCTCTTCTTTGCTTATCAACCTGTTCAAGTTTAGTTGTCATTAAATTAAAAGCTTTTCCTAAATTGCTTATTTCGTCATTTCCACTAATTTCTACTTTCTGATTAAATTTACCTTGAGCCATTCTTTTTACTGCCTCTGTCAATCTTTCTATAGGGGTTGATATTATATCTGCAAACACAAAACTGATAAAACCTGTTATAACCATACTTAGTAATGATAAAATCATAAACTTTTTCATAATTTCCTTTATATTTTTATATATGTCTTCTAAAGATGAAGATATAAAAACTGCTCCTATAATTCTTCCTTTATTTGTTATAGGTACTGCTACATACATCACTCTTCCATATTTAGGAATTATATATTGCTCTGCTGTACTTTTTCCAATTAACGCCAGAGCTAATTCTTCATTATTAAGTCTTTGTCCTTCTAAAATATTAAAAGAATCCACTATTACCTTGCCATTAATATCTGTTATCATTATTCTCGAATTTAAATCTTCACTTAAATCTTTTACAATATTGTGAACCATATTATTTGCATATTTAATATTAACCTGAGGTATATAATAAGATAATCTACTTGAAATGATACTGCTCTGTGCCAATAAACTCATCTTTTTTTCATTAATATAATTTACTTTCATTGATTCACTAATAAAAGAATTTATAAGTAAAAGCGTTAATAATACTAGTAATAAATAGGTGGAAACAAGTTTCCACCTTAAACTAATAAATTTATTTCTTATTTCTAAAATAATAACCAACTCCCCATTTTGTAAGTATATACTCTGGCTGACTAGAATTCTGTTCTATTTTTTCTCTCAATCTTCTTATATGAACATCAACAGTTCTTACATCTCCAAAATATTCATATCCCCAAATAATTTCCAAAAGTTCTTCTCTAGAATAAATTTTTCCCGGATTAGTTGCTAAAAGAAGCAGTAAATCAAATTCTTTTGCAGTTAAATTAATTTCCTTACCATTTAAACTCACTTTTCTGCCAAGTGTATTAATAGTAAAATCATCAATTTTTAAAATACTGCTTTGGATTTTACTTTCATTGATATTTACTCTTCTAAAAATTGCTTTAATTCTTGCTTTAAGTTCAAGTATATTAAAAGGTTTTGTTAAATAATCATCAGCTCCATATTCTAATCCTAAAACTTTACTCGTATCTTCTCCTTTAGCAGTTAAAATTATAATAGGAACCATTGATTTTTCTCTTATCTTTCTACAGACTTCTAAACCGTCCATTTGAGGAAGCATTAAATCTAATATAATTAAATCATAATCATTCTGCATGGCTTTTTCATAAGCCTGTATTCCATCCATAGCAGTATCTATTTCATAACCTTCTTGATTTAAACTGTATCTTAAACCTTTTAATATAATATCTTCATCATCGACTATCAATAATTTCTTCGTCATCTTTAATCACCTCAATTTTTTCATTTGTTCAAACTTGAAATAAATAATTTCTATTTAATTTTATTATGTATTACAATTTAATAATAATTCTTTTAGTATTTTTTCAATAAAAATGCCACCAATTTAGAGGTAGCATTATTGAAGCATTCTCTTATCTTCAACACGTTTAGTAAACTTAATATAATCAAAATATTCTAAAAGTGGTATAGCATACTTTCTAGATGTATTCAGCAAGTCTCTAAATTGTCCAAGTGTAATTTCTTTATTTTTAACTAAAAACTCCTTTAAAGTATTTTTAGCATAATTATAATTATCTACATGTAAAATTATATTATCACTTATTTTTATTAAAAATCCCATATTAATAAGTAAATCTATAATATCTCTATCTTTTCCCTGTATATTTAACATTTTAAATATTTCATCTATCGTTGGAGTTTTAAATTTATTTTCTAAATAAATTTTTAATATTTTATCTTTTAAAGCTTTCTGACTTTCAGACAGTTCTATATTAAATTCTTTAAGCGAAATATATTTGTTTACTACTTTTACTGTGCCAAGATTACTATAATAGTTTATTATTTCATCAAATAATTTGCCTTTTATATTTGAAAATAAT includes:
- a CDS encoding response regulator transcription factor, which translates into the protein MTKKLLIVDDEDIILKGLRYSLNQEGYEIDTAMDGIQAYEKAMQNDYDLIILDLMLPQMDGLEVCRKIREKSMVPIIILTAKGEDTSKVLGLEYGADDYLTKPFNILELKARIKAIFRRVNINESKIQSSILKIDDFTINTLGRKVSLNGKEINLTAKEFDLLLLLATNPGKIYSREELLEIIWGYEYFGDVRTVDVHIRRLREKIEQNSSQPEYILTKWGVGYYFRNKK
- a CDS encoding sensor histidine kinase; translated protein: MVIILEIRNKFISLRWKLVSTYLLLVLLTLLLINSFISESMKVNYINEKKMSLLAQSSIISSRLSYYIPQVNIKYANNMVHNIVKDLSEDLNSRIMITDINGKVIVDSFNILEGQRLNNEELALALIGKSTAEQYIIPKYGRVMYVAVPITNKGRIIGAVFISSSLEDIYKNIKEIMKKFMILSLLSMVITGFISFVFADIISTPIERLTEAVKRMAQGKFNQKVEISGNDEISNLGKAFNLMTTKLEQVDKQRREFVANVSHELRTPLSSIKILAESLIHQEKVEEKIYKEFLKDIDSEVDRLNRIIDSLLSLVDLEKENLNLDYQITYVNYLIEKVINSLKPLADKKNIKIYYIEREKIQIMLDQFKIQQSLINVIGNAIKYTPENGEIFVELYSNSDEIIIKVRDTGIGIPEEDIPFIFDRFYRVDKARARKTGGTGLGLSITQQIIALHQGRIEVESRINEGTTFYIFLPKKAAVNI